A DNA window from Sulfitobacter noctilucicola contains the following coding sequences:
- a CDS encoding DNA-directed RNA polymerase subunit alpha encodes MIHKNWAELIKPQQLDVKPGNDPARQATVMAEPLERGFGLTMGNALRRVLMSSLQGAAITSVQIDNVLHEFSSVAGVREDVTDIILNLKGVSIRMEVEGPKRLSISAKGPGVVTAGDISESAGIEILNRDHVICHLDDGADVYMELTVNTGKGYVSADKNKPEDAPIGLIPIDAIYSPVKKVSYDVQPTREGQVLDYDKLTMKVETDGSITPDDAVAFAARILQDQLGIFVNFDEPESASRADEDDGLEFNPLLLKKVDELELSVRSANCLKNDNIVYIGDLIQKTEAEMLRTPNFGRKSLNEIKEVLSGMGLHLGMDVEDWPPDNIEDLAKKFEDNF; translated from the coding sequence ATGATCCACAAAAATTGGGCTGAACTGATTAAACCACAACAGCTGGACGTAAAGCCGGGCAATGACCCAGCGCGTCAGGCGACCGTGATGGCCGAGCCGCTTGAGCGCGGTTTTGGTTTGACGATGGGCAACGCGCTGCGCCGCGTCCTGATGTCATCCCTGCAGGGTGCTGCGATCACATCCGTACAAATTGACAATGTTTTGCACGAGTTTTCATCTGTTGCCGGTGTGCGTGAAGACGTGACCGATATCATTCTGAACCTCAAGGGTGTTTCCATCCGTATGGAAGTTGAAGGGCCAAAGCGTCTGTCGATTTCTGCAAAAGGTCCGGGTGTTGTGACGGCTGGCGACATTTCCGAGAGCGCAGGCATCGAGATCCTGAACCGTGATCACGTGATCTGCCACCTTGATGATGGCGCAGACGTCTACATGGAACTGACAGTCAACACCGGCAAGGGCTATGTTTCTGCGGACAAGAACAAGCCGGAAGACGCGCCGATTGGCTTGATCCCGATTGATGCGATTTATTCGCCGGTCAAGAAGGTCAGCTATGACGTGCAGCCGACCCGTGAAGGTCAGGTTCTGGACTATGACAAGCTGACGATGAAAGTTGAAACAGACGGCTCCATTACGCCGGATGACGCGGTGGCATTCGCTGCACGCATCCTGCAGGACCAGCTGGGCATCTTTGTGAACTTTGACGAGCCTGAATCAGCATCCCGCGCGGATGAGGATGACGGTCTGGAGTTCAACCCGTTGCTGCTCAAGAAGGTAGACGAGCTGGAGCTGTCCGTCCGTTCCGCAAACTGCCTGAAGAACGACAACATCGTCTACATCGGCGATCTGATCCAGAAGACCGAAGCGGAAATGCTGCGCACGCCGAACTTTGGCCGCAAGTCCTTGAACGAGATCAAGGAAGTGCTGTCTGGTATGGGGCTGCACCTTGGCATGGACGTCGAAGACTGGCCACCGGACAACATCGAAGATCTGGCCAAGAAGTTCGAAGACAACTTTTAA
- the rpsK gene encoding 30S ribosomal protein S11 has translation MARDARKTKRKVSKNIAAGVAHVNSSFNNTKILISDVQGNAIAWSSSGTMGFKGSRKSTPYAAQMAAEDAGRKAQEHGVKTLEVEVQGPGSGRESALRALAAAGFNITSIRDVTPMAHNGCRPPKRRRV, from the coding sequence ATGGCACGCGATGCACGCAAGACCAAGCGTAAGGTCTCCAAGAACATTGCAGCAGGGGTTGCTCACGTAAACTCCAGCTTCAACAACACAAAAATCCTGATTTCCGACGTTCAGGGCAATGCGATTGCATGGTCCTCGTCCGGCACCATGGGCTTCAAAGGCTCACGGAAATCCACACCCTACGCGGCCCAGATGGCTGCTGAGGATGCGGGCCGCAAGGCGCAGGAACACGGCGTAAAAACGCTGGAAGTTGAAGTGCAGGGTCCCGGCTCCGGTCGTGAATCCGCGCTGCGCGCTCTGGCCGCGGCAGGCTTCAACATCACGTCAATTCGTGACGTGACGCCTATGGCGCACAACGGCTGTCGCCCACCAAAGCGCCGCCGCGTTTAA
- the rpsM gene encoding 30S ribosomal protein S13 encodes MARIAGVNIPTAKRVPIALTYITGIGNSSAEAICEAVGIDFSRRINELSDAEILKIREHIDENYTVEGDLRRDTQMNIKRLMDLGCYRGLRHRRNLPVRGQRTHTNARTRKGPAKAIAGKKK; translated from the coding sequence GTGGCACGTATTGCCGGCGTTAACATCCCGACTGCAAAGCGGGTTCCAATCGCCCTCACTTACATCACCGGTATCGGTAACTCCTCCGCAGAAGCAATCTGCGAAGCAGTTGGTATCGACTTCTCTCGTCGCATCAACGAATTGTCCGATGCCGAGATCCTGAAAATCCGCGAGCACATCGACGAAAACTATACCGTCGAAGGTGACCTGCGTCGTGACACACAGATGAACATCAAGCGTTTGATGGATCTGGGTTGCTACCGTGGCCTGCGCCACCGTCGTAACCTGCCTGTACGTGGTCAGCGTACGCACACAAATGCTCGCACACGCAAAGGCCCCGCAAAGGCCATTGCCGGTAAGAAGAAATAA
- a CDS encoding adenylate kinase: protein MNIILLGPPGAGKGTQARHLVATRNMVQLSTGDMLREAKASGTEMGNMVAGVMARGELVTDEIVIGLIREKLEGDNAGGFIFDGFPRTLEQADALGKLMADEGKTLDAVIEMRVDDEALVDRITARSTCSECGEVYNDNTKPVPADGKCTNCGKEAEFTRRSDDNEESLKTRLMAYYKQTSPLIGYYYAKEMLSSVNGLGSMEAVQGEIAEALDS from the coding sequence ATGAATATTATTCTTTTAGGGCCTCCGGGCGCAGGCAAAGGTACACAAGCGCGCCATCTGGTCGCAACGCGGAACATGGTGCAGCTTTCGACAGGTGACATGTTGCGCGAGGCCAAGGCTTCGGGCACTGAAATGGGTAATATGGTTGCTGGCGTCATGGCGCGTGGTGAGTTGGTCACGGATGAGATCGTGATCGGCCTGATCCGCGAAAAGCTTGAAGGCGACAACGCGGGCGGTTTTATCTTTGACGGGTTCCCGCGTACGCTTGAACAAGCGGATGCACTGGGCAAGTTGATGGCGGATGAGGGCAAAACCCTTGATGCTGTCATCGAGATGCGCGTCGACGACGAAGCGCTGGTTGACCGAATTACAGCACGGTCGACGTGTAGCGAATGCGGCGAGGTTTATAACGATAATACCAAGCCTGTGCCCGCCGATGGAAAATGCACGAACTGCGGTAAAGAAGCAGAGTTCACCCGCAGGTCAGACGACAACGAAGAAAGCCTGAAGACGCGTCTCATGGCTTATTACAAACAGACGTCACCGCTGATTGGCTACTACTACGCCAAAGAAATGCTGAGTTCTGTGAACGGTTTGGGTTCCATGGAAGCGGTACAGGGCGAGATCGCCGAGGCGCTGGATAGCTAG
- the secY gene encoding preprotein translocase subunit SecY, with product MVSAVENMAANTSWSALGKATDLRNRILFTLGLLIVYRLGTFIPVPGIDGGALREFMDSAGQGIGGMVSMFTGGALGRMGIFALGIMPYISASIIVQLLGSMYGPWEQLKKEGEQGRKKLNQYTRYGTVALATLQAYGLAVSLEAGDIAADPGMYFRIACMITLVGGTMFLMWLGEQITARGIGNGISLIIFVGIIAEVPAAIAQFFASGRSGAISPAVIVGVLVMVVLTIMFVVFMERALRKIHIQYPRRQVGQKMYDGGSSHLPVKVNPAGVIPAIFASSLLLLPITISTFSGNSTGPVMSVLLANFGPGQPLYLLFFIAMIVFFAYFYTFNVSFKPDDVADNLKNQNGFVPGIRPGKKTAEYLEYVVNRVLVLGSGYLALVCVFPEILRGQFAIPFYFGGTSVLIVVSVTMDTIQQVQSHLLAHQYEGLLEKSNLRGKGKGTRKKRSPVRR from the coding sequence ATGGTATCAGCCGTCGAAAACATGGCCGCCAACACTAGCTGGTCCGCATTGGGCAAGGCCACAGACCTGCGCAACCGGATCCTGTTCACACTGGGATTGTTGATCGTCTATCGCCTTGGCACCTTTATTCCCGTTCCGGGCATTGATGGTGGCGCGTTGCGCGAATTTATGGACAGCGCGGGGCAGGGCATCGGGGGCATGGTGTCGATGTTCACCGGCGGTGCGCTGGGTCGGATGGGTATCTTTGCGCTTGGCATCATGCCTTATATCTCTGCATCGATCATCGTGCAGCTTCTGGGGTCTATGTACGGCCCATGGGAGCAGCTGAAGAAAGAAGGCGAGCAGGGACGTAAGAAGCTTAACCAATATACACGCTACGGTACTGTCGCGCTGGCTACTTTGCAGGCTTACGGCCTTGCGGTCAGTCTTGAAGCCGGTGATATCGCGGCTGATCCGGGGATGTATTTCCGTATTGCCTGTATGATCACGCTGGTCGGCGGCACGATGTTCCTGATGTGGCTTGGTGAGCAGATCACCGCTCGCGGCATTGGTAACGGTATTTCTCTGATCATCTTTGTTGGCATCATCGCCGAAGTTCCTGCAGCGATCGCGCAATTCTTTGCGTCTGGCCGGTCCGGTGCCATCAGCCCTGCGGTAATTGTAGGCGTGTTGGTTATGGTGGTTCTGACGATCATGTTTGTGGTGTTTATGGAGCGCGCCTTGCGCAAGATCCACATCCAGTACCCGCGCCGTCAAGTTGGTCAGAAAATGTACGACGGTGGGTCCAGTCACCTGCCGGTCAAAGTTAACCCAGCAGGTGTTATTCCGGCGATCTTCGCCTCCAGCCTTTTGCTGCTTCCGATTACGATCAGCACGTTCTCGGGCAATTCAACCGGTCCGGTGATGTCTGTGTTGCTGGCCAACTTCGGCCCCGGTCAGCCGCTGTACCTGTTGTTCTTTATCGCGATGATCGTTTTCTTCGCGTATTTCTACACCTTCAACGTAAGCTTCAAGCCCGATGACGTGGCCGACAACCTTAAAAACCAGAACGGTTTTGTGCCTGGTATCCGTCCTGGTAAGAAGACAGCCGAATATCTTGAGTATGTGGTGAACCGCGTACTCGTGCTCGGGTCTGGTTATCTCGCGCTGGTCTGCGTGTTCCCTGAAATCCTGCGCGGCCAGTTCGCGATCCCGTTCTACTTTGGCGGTACGTCGGTCTTGATCGTTGTATCAGTCACGATGGACACGATTCAGCAGGTTCAAAGTCATCTTTTGGCGCATCAGTACGAAGGTCTGCTTGAAAAATCGAACCTACGCGGCAAAGGTAAAGGCACACGCAAGAAACGGAGCCCGGTACGTCGATGA
- the rplO gene encoding 50S ribosomal protein L15: MYKLNELSDNPGATKKRKRVGRGPGSGTGKMGGRGIKGQKSRSGVAINGYEGGQMPLYQRLPKRGFNKPNRKSYAVVNLGLIQKFIDEKKLDAKKPVDAAALIASGLVRRELDGIRVLAKGDITAKVDLHVAGASKSAVEAVEKAGGSVTLPAKAEAAEA; encoded by the coding sequence ATGTATAAGTTGAATGAACTGTCCGACAACCCGGGTGCAACGAAGAAGCGCAAGCGCGTTGGCCGTGGTCCGGGTTCCGGCACCGGTAAAATGGGTGGCCGTGGTATCAAAGGTCAGAAATCCCGCTCGGGCGTGGCGATTAATGGCTACGAAGGCGGCCAGATGCCTTTGTACCAGCGTCTGCCAAAGCGTGGCTTTAACAAGCCGAACCGCAAATCCTACGCCGTTGTTAACCTCGGCCTGATCCAGAAATTCATCGATGAGAAGAAACTGGACGCGAAAAAGCCGGTTGATGCGGCTGCTCTGATCGCTTCCGGTCTGGTGCGTCGTGAGCTGGACGGTATCCGGGTTCTGGCGAAAGGTGACATCACCGCCAAGGTTGATCTGCACGTTGCAGGCGCGTCAAAATCCGCAGTCGAAGCGGTAGAGAAAGCCGGCGGCAGCGTGACCCTTCCAGCAAAAGCGGAAGCGGCCGAAGCTTAA
- the rpmD gene encoding 50S ribosomal protein L30, whose translation MAKTIVIKQIGSPIRRPAKQRATLVGLGLNKMHRTRELEDTPSVRGMINKISHMIEIVEEKG comes from the coding sequence ATGGCGAAAACAATTGTCATCAAACAGATTGGTTCTCCGATCCGTCGCCCTGCAAAACAGCGTGCTACGCTGGTTGGTCTGGGCCTGAACAAAATGCACCGCACACGCGAGCTGGAAGATACACCTTCCGTGCGCGGCATGATCAACAAGATCAGCCACATGATCGAGATTGTCGAAGAGAAGGGGTAG
- the rpsE gene encoding 30S ribosomal protein S5, whose protein sequence is MARDDNRGGNRRNNRDETPEFQDRLVAINRVSKTVKGGKRFGFAALVVVGDQKGRVGFGKGKAKEVPEAIRKATEQAKRQMIRVQLREGRTLHHDMEGRHGAGKVVMRTAPEGTGIIAGGPMRAVFEMLGVKDVVSKSIGSQNPYNMIRATMDGLRKESSPRSVAQRRGKKVADILPKTDAPQVSGEQAPVVEEA, encoded by the coding sequence ATGGCCAGAGACGACAACCGTGGAGGCAACCGCCGCAATAACCGCGACGAGACCCCCGAATTTCAGGATCGCCTTGTCGCGATCAACCGTGTGTCCAAAACTGTAAAAGGCGGTAAGCGCTTTGGTTTTGCTGCACTGGTCGTAGTTGGTGACCAAAAAGGTCGCGTGGGTTTTGGCAAAGGTAAAGCCAAAGAAGTGCCCGAGGCGATCCGCAAGGCAACCGAGCAGGCCAAGCGCCAAATGATCCGCGTACAGCTGCGCGAAGGCCGCACGCTGCACCACGATATGGAAGGCCGTCACGGCGCCGGTAAAGTGGTTATGCGTACAGCACCAGAAGGTACCGGTATCATCGCCGGTGGTCCAATGCGTGCCGTATTCGAAATGTTGGGTGTGAAGGACGTTGTGTCCAAGTCCATCGGTTCGCAGAACCCTTACAACATGATCCGCGCCACAATGGACGGCCTGCGCAAGGAATCTTCCCCGCGCTCCGTTGCTCAGCGTCGCGGTAAGAAAGTGGCGGACATTCTGCCCAAGACCGATGCCCCGCAGGTGAGCGGTGAGCAAGCACCCGTAGTTGAGGAGGCCTAA
- the rplR gene encoding 50S ribosomal protein L18 — protein sequence MANSKRQLFIKRRLRVRNKLRRVNAGRMRLSVHRSNKNISVQLIDDLNGKTVASASTLEKDLGFVGKNNIEAASKVGAAIAERAKKAGVEEAYFDRGGFLFHGKVKAVADAAREGGLKI from the coding sequence ATGGCAAACAGCAAAAGACAACTGTTCATCAAACGCCGCCTGCGCGTTCGGAACAAACTTCGCCGCGTAAACGCAGGGCGCATGCGCCTCAGCGTGCACCGCTCAAACAAGAACATCAGCGTTCAGCTGATCGACGATTTGAACGGCAAGACAGTGGCTTCTGCTTCGACACTCGAAAAGGATTTGGGTTTCGTGGGCAAGAACAACATCGAAGCAGCTTCGAAAGTGGGCGCGGCAATCGCCGAGCGTGCGAAAAAAGCCGGTGTTGAAGAAGCATACTTTGACCGGGGCGGTTTCCTGTTCCACGGCAAAGTAAAAGCGGTTGCAGATGCGGCCCGCGAAGGCGGTCTGAAGATCTGA
- the rplF gene encoding 50S ribosomal protein L6 produces the protein MSRIGKKAVELPSGVTASVSGQSIEVKGPKGVRTFKATDDVDLKVEDNTVSVIPRGKSKRARQQWGMSRTMVANLVTGVTEGFKKELEIQGVGYRAQMQGNTLKLNLGLSHDVDYTAPDGVTVTAPKQTEIVVEGIDEQLVGQVAANIRAWRKPEPYKGKGIRYKGEFVFRKEGKKK, from the coding sequence ATGTCTCGTATTGGTAAAAAAGCGGTTGAGCTGCCCAGTGGTGTAACAGCCTCTGTGTCTGGCCAGTCAATCGAAGTCAAAGGCCCCAAGGGTGTCCGTACTTTCAAGGCGACAGACGACGTCGATCTGAAAGTGGAAGACAACACGGTTTCCGTGATCCCACGTGGCAAATCCAAGCGCGCACGCCAGCAGTGGGGCATGAGCCGCACAATGGTTGCGAACCTGGTCACCGGCGTTACCGAAGGTTTCAAGAAAGAGCTTGAGATCCAAGGTGTTGGTTATCGTGCGCAAATGCAGGGTAACACGCTGAAACTGAACCTCGGCCTGTCGCACGACGTTGATTACACTGCACCTGATGGTGTGACTGTAACGGCGCCAAAACAGACCGAAATCGTTGTGGAAGGCATTGACGAACAGCTTGTTGGTCAAGTCGCCGCGAACATCCGCGCTTGGCGCAAGCCCGAACCCTACAAGGGCAAAGGCATCCGCTACAAGGGTGAGTTCGTCTTCCGCAAAGAAGGCAAGAAGAAGTAA
- the rpsH gene encoding 30S ribosomal protein S8 produces the protein MNDPIADMLTRIRNSQMRGKSTVMTPASKLRAWVLDVLADEGYIRGYEKMTGADGHPAIEISLKYYEGEPVIRELKRVSKPGRRVYMGANDIPQVRQGLGVSIVSTPQGVMSDANARSANVGGEVLCTVF, from the coding sequence ATGAACGATCCTATCGCAGATATGCTGACACGCATCCGCAACAGCCAGATGCGCGGCAAATCCACAGTCATGACACCAGCCTCAAAGCTGCGTGCATGGGTTCTGGATGTGCTTGCGGACGAAGGCTACATTCGCGGCTACGAAAAGATGACAGGCGCCGACGGCCATCCTGCCATCGAAATCAGCCTGAAGTACTACGAGGGCGAACCTGTTATTCGCGAGCTGAAGCGGGTTTCCAAGCCCGGTCGCCGCGTTTACATGGGCGCCAATGACATCCCACAGGTCCGTCAGGGTCTGGGTGTGTCGATTGTCTCCACCCCTCAGGGTGTGATGTCGGACGCAAATGCACGTAGCGCCAATGTTGGCGGCGAAGTGCTCTGCACCGTATTCTAA
- the rpsN gene encoding 30S ribosomal protein S14, protein MAKKSMIAREKKREALVKKYAEKRAALKEIVSDESKPMEERFRASLKLAKLPRNSSAVRLHNRCQLTGRPHAYYRKLKISRIALRDLGSAGQIPGMVKSSW, encoded by the coding sequence ATGGCTAAGAAATCCATGATCGCACGCGAGAAAAAGCGTGAAGCACTGGTCAAGAAGTACGCTGAAAAGCGCGCTGCCTTGAAGGAAATCGTAAGTGATGAGAGCAAGCCGATGGAAGAGCGTTTCCGCGCCTCCCTGAAGCTGGCGAAGCTGCCCCGCAACTCTAGCGCTGTGCGTCTGCACAACCGTTGCCAGCTGACGGGCCGTCCTCACGCCTATTACCGTAAACTGAAAATCTCGCGTATCGCGCTGCGTGATCTTGGCTCAGCAGGCCAGATCCCCGGCATGGTCAAGTCGAGCTGGTAA
- the rplE gene encoding 50S ribosomal protein L5: MLDNAEYTPRLLTVYRDEIRAKMREEFGYSNDMMIPRLDKVVLNIGCGAAAVRDSKKAKSAQEDLTLIAGQKAMTTIAKKSIAGFRVREEMPMGAKVTLRGARMYEFMDRLITIAMPRIRDFRGISAKSFDGRGNYAMGLKEHLVFPEIDFDKIDENWGMDIVIATTAKTDAEAKALLTAFNMPFTK, encoded by the coding sequence ATGCTTGATAACGCAGAGTACACACCCCGCCTTCTCACAGTCTACCGCGATGAAATTCGTGCAAAGATGCGTGAAGAGTTTGGCTATAGCAACGACATGATGATCCCGCGTCTTGATAAGGTCGTGTTGAACATCGGTTGTGGTGCTGCCGCCGTACGTGACAGCAAGAAAGCCAAATCAGCTCAGGAAGACCTGACACTGATCGCCGGCCAAAAAGCCATGACGACGATTGCCAAGAAGTCCATCGCGGGTTTCCGCGTACGTGAAGAAATGCCAATGGGCGCGAAAGTGACCCTGCGCGGCGCGCGTATGTATGAATTCATGGATCGTCTGATCACGATTGCTATGCCTCGTATCCGCGACTTCCGCGGCATCTCGGCTAAATCTTTTGATGGTCGTGGCAACTATGCCATGGGTCTCAAAGAGCACCTCGTGTTCCCCGAAATCGATTTTGATAAAATCGATGAAAACTGGGGTATGGACATCGTCATCGCCACCACGGCGAAAACCGACGCAGAAGCGAAAGCATTGTTGACAGCGTTCAACATGCCTTTCACGAAATAA
- the rplX gene encoding 50S ribosomal protein L24 translates to MAAKLRKGDKVIVLAGKDKGKTGNITSVMPSANKAVVEGINISIRATRQSQESQGGRIPKAMPIDLSNLALVDANGKATRVGFKMEGDKKVRFAKTTGDVIDA, encoded by the coding sequence ATGGCTGCTAAACTTCGCAAAGGTGACAAGGTCATCGTGCTGGCCGGTAAGGACAAAGGCAAGACAGGCAACATTACGTCCGTCATGCCATCCGCCAACAAGGCCGTCGTGGAAGGGATCAACATCTCTATCCGCGCCACACGTCAATCACAGGAAAGCCAGGGCGGTCGTATCCCCAAGGCAATGCCGATTGATCTGAGCAACCTCGCGCTCGTTGATGCCAATGGCAAAGCGACACGCGTAGGCTTCAAGATGGAAGGCGACAAGAAAGTACGCTTTGCCAAAACCACGGGAGATGTGATCGATGCTTGA
- the rplN gene encoding 50S ribosomal protein L14, producing MIQMQTNLDVADNSGARRVQCIKVLGGSKRKYASVGDIIVVSVKEAIPRGRVKKGDVRKAVVVRTAKEVRREDGTAIRFDRNAAVILNNNNEPVGTRIFGPVVRELRGKNFMKIISLAPEVL from the coding sequence ATGATCCAGATGCAGACCAACCTGGATGTTGCTGACAACAGCGGCGCGCGCCGTGTTCAGTGCATCAAGGTATTGGGTGGTTCCAAGCGTAAGTACGCATCCGTCGGCGACATTATTGTCGTGTCGGTCAAGGAAGCCATCCCTCGCGGTCGTGTGAAAAAAGGCGACGTCCGTAAGGCCGTCGTTGTTCGCACAGCCAAAGAAGTTCGTCGCGAAGATGGCACAGCCATCCGCTTTGACCGCAACGCAGCAGTCATCCTGAACAACAATAACGAACCCGTTGGTACACGTATCTTTGGGCCGGTTGTTCGTGAATTGCGCGGCAAAAACTTCATGAAGATTATCTCGCTCGCGCCGGAGGTGCTGTAA
- the rpsQ gene encoding 30S ribosomal protein S17 yields the protein MPKRILTGTVTSDANAQTVTVSVERRFTHPVLKKTIRKSKKYRAHDENNTFKVGDSVRIIECPPKSKTKRWEVITAEA from the coding sequence ATGCCCAAGCGTATCCTGACTGGCACCGTTACATCGGACGCCAACGCCCAGACAGTCACCGTATCCGTAGAGCGTCGCTTTACGCACCCGGTTCTGAAGAAGACCATCCGTAAGTCCAAGAAGTACCGGGCCCACGATGAGAACAACACATTCAAAGTCGGCGACAGCGTTCGCATCATTGAATGTCCACCAAAGTCAAAGACCAAGCGTTGGGAAGTGATCACGGCGGAAGCCTGA
- the rpmC gene encoding 50S ribosomal protein L29 — protein sequence MNAKELHDKTPDQLRDELVNLKKEAFNLRFQQATGQLENPARLRSVKRDVARVHTVLNQKAATAATEA from the coding sequence ATGAACGCCAAGGAACTGCACGACAAGACACCGGATCAACTCCGCGATGAACTTGTGAACCTGAAAAAAGAAGCATTCAACCTGCGTTTCCAGCAGGCCACCGGCCAGCTTGAAAACCCTGCGCGTCTGCGTAGCGTCAAGCGTGACGTGGCCCGCGTGCACACAGTGTTGAACCAGAAAGCAGCGACCGCTGCGACGGAGGCCTAA
- a CDS encoding DUF6636 domain-containing protein has protein sequence MLLRTLTALVFFGFPAHADVWSFGTPSGNIECIVGEGFNGSDIECTIYKRNQRAKVSALAACPTSRGITFFMQERGGVQGACTAPGARAIGTQRVAEYNVEGKFGGFTCYSATSGLQCRNLDGHGFHLSRNNQQVF, from the coding sequence ATGCTATTGCGCACCCTGACCGCCCTCGTCTTCTTTGGCTTTCCCGCTCATGCCGATGTCTGGAGCTTCGGGACCCCTTCAGGAAACATCGAATGCATCGTTGGCGAAGGCTTCAACGGATCCGATATTGAGTGCACCATCTACAAACGCAACCAGCGGGCGAAGGTAAGTGCACTTGCTGCCTGCCCCACCAGTCGCGGCATCACCTTTTTCATGCAGGAGCGCGGCGGCGTTCAAGGGGCTTGCACCGCGCCCGGTGCGCGGGCCATCGGCACACAGAGGGTGGCTGAATACAACGTCGAGGGCAAATTTGGAGGATTCACTTGCTACTCAGCCACCTCTGGTTTGCAATGCCGCAACCTCGACGGCCATGGCTTCCACCTGTCACGCAACAACCAACAAGTCTTCTAG
- a CDS encoding 2OG-Fe(II) oxygenase family protein, whose amino-acid sequence MTQIKSLFATRLYHAQLSAQGKPIDPDEMEASCIAIANDDEAGQDWCEENGYAGYTSYASLDDLPYRFPIFADLVKVLDKHVAAFAKDLAFDLGNRKLKLDSLWINILPEGGIHTAHIHPHSVISGTTYVTMPEGASAIKFEDPRLAMMMASPGRLKDAPEELRQFIYVEPEVGDVLLWESWLRHEVPMNMVEEDRVSVSFNYAWAA is encoded by the coding sequence ATGACCCAAATCAAATCCCTCTTCGCCACCCGCCTTTATCACGCGCAACTCTCTGCACAGGGGAAACCCATTGATCCGGACGAGATGGAAGCCTCCTGTATCGCCATTGCCAATGACGATGAAGCGGGTCAGGATTGGTGCGAGGAGAATGGCTATGCCGGGTACACCTCTTACGCATCACTCGATGACCTGCCTTACCGGTTCCCCATATTCGCAGACCTCGTCAAAGTGCTGGACAAGCACGTGGCGGCTTTTGCCAAAGACCTCGCTTTCGATCTGGGCAACCGCAAGCTCAAACTCGACAGCCTCTGGATCAACATCCTGCCCGAAGGTGGAATCCACACCGCCCACATCCACCCTCATTCGGTGATTTCCGGTACCACGTACGTGACCATGCCCGAAGGCGCGAGCGCGATCAAATTCGAGGACCCACGGCTGGCAATGATGATGGCCTCACCGGGGCGTTTGAAGGATGCACCGGAGGAGTTGCGCCAGTTCATCTACGTAGAGCCTGAGGTTGGTGACGTCCTGCTTTGGGAAAGCTGGCTGCGCCATGAGGTGCCTATGAATATGGTTGAAGAAGATCGTGTATCGGTCAGTTTTAATTATGCGTGGGCAGCATGA
- a CDS encoding hemerythrin domain-containing protein — translation MTGSADLRHTPLADLVVDDCKRPTKPDLGSVDKNALRAGRHLAAIHRHYLGDLARIKEVLQRVEAGDAPPAELAHIVIDAEMTKNLRAVGTICGQECGVLKMHHDIEEQSIFPLLHNRGTSQIKIIVERLQTEHLVVHELLERLGTAAQQLSNEPSDDAFQDTTAIFDQLLAVVKSHFKYEETTLEEALGVFGVNV, via the coding sequence ATGACCGGCAGCGCCGACCTGCGCCATACTCCCTTGGCTGATCTTGTCGTCGATGATTGTAAGCGGCCAACAAAACCCGATCTCGGCTCGGTGGACAAAAACGCCCTTCGGGCCGGCCGGCACCTTGCGGCCATCCACCGGCATTACCTTGGCGATCTCGCGCGGATAAAAGAGGTGCTGCAACGGGTTGAGGCAGGTGACGCCCCACCGGCAGAACTTGCGCACATTGTGATTGATGCGGAAATGACCAAAAATCTGCGGGCAGTAGGGACAATCTGTGGACAGGAATGCGGTGTCCTAAAAATGCACCATGACATCGAAGAGCAGTCAATCTTTCCCTTGCTACACAACCGTGGAACATCGCAGATCAAAATAATCGTTGAACGACTGCAAACAGAACACCTTGTGGTCCACGAATTGCTTGAGCGCCTTGGCACTGCCGCCCAGCAGCTTTCGAATGAACCATCTGACGATGCATTTCAGGACACAACCGCCATTTTCGATCAACTTTTGGCGGTCGTGAAATCGCATTTCAAATATGAGGAAACAACGCTGGAAGAAGCTTTGGGTGTTTTCGGCGTAAACGTCTGA